The Phacochoerus africanus isolate WHEZ1 chromosome 3, ROS_Pafr_v1, whole genome shotgun sequence genome window below encodes:
- the ZNF831 gene encoding zinc finger protein 831 isoform X3, translated as MEVPELTRPASPARDQPAPASATPGAPGGQASPRLPLGPIILPPEQGLAPTVLLKALPIPLYHTVPPGGFQPRAPLVTGSLDGASVPFILSPLLQPEGPGPTAVGKSAAPALTVNIVGTLPVLSPGLGPTLGSPGKVRNAGKYLCPHCGRDCLKPSVLEKHIRSHTGERPFPCATCGIAFKTQSNLYKHRRTQTHLNNSRQSSESDGGGSSLLEEGGKAGEPPGAQGAPSERPLSPGAPASGHCPVPSEHLPPVAKNLDPKLEAVPCSGSTSDVREAPLDSAPHLQPASSLPRRKLPEPRTPTAGRPSSQQPQPATSAAEKPGDAKAAEGRLRKCESTDSGYLSRSDSAEQPPAAGSPLHSLSEHSAESEGEGGPGPGRAESERAAGLELEKRRLEERITRLISHNQAVVDDPQLDHVRPRKTVLSKQGSIDLPMPYTYKDSFHFDLRPPEPGRRLPAALRAARSTCTAPGRARPVVFHSVPTQLSTSAECVPVTRSNSLPFVEGTGTTWQEPPDPRDAWPRRQKPLSPRPAPARLADVPSGHPRALVRQVAVEDLLCPPTGDTAASVEDPDGNRPAVGEEAANKGPAAGKRRGQKQLRMFSQDKWQVYGNETFKRIYQRMKASHHAGKKAAEVTGGGATQPACPLQEEAAERQGAAPSQEERGTPVGGDSSMGAKPVPRASPPALEGFLATEPIRQRETVGRAGGSDQPCLTRAASPPTLRCREALSLGSKSPLPPPSGRLELGCQLLPAPASPKGGDPEAPRPGVPTPKLEGSTCGGGGSEACPQAHVVLRRPGGGSQEPQATEDRIPSERKKLKVEELSFPESPGARGETLGGPRQAASPPPQKQDGDPAEKPEGLPGSGDCMVKRRAGQLAEPREASGALSAAASGAPRPAGVWDKEPLLRSAAASQPLAPCILAGPVDPTFPPQYLLRLPQGESQLPPPAPQKPAQGQDPLCKAGWPEGSASFVEAGLGALLTPGPSSGQAPGGADSCGGGPVRSRPWDRRKGVQGEDKGALDTGTPEAGVPRGTVSFLPTPACDFWRSEARDTQQLCRSSALVRARSSGCVLNPWEPRRELGGPSECTPEGLPSGPPAGLGPCCSHQPRAFLSALMPLGWPELASGTHSETPGSGGAQGPFPSLRAEPRLTWCCLSRSLPLPVEQKEKDASVYLALHFPSSSISDGGPDAWPTSKAVPGGWTRTSPGEGGQTQTLKLPHPAAPGPLPQDRASEPEGRKGRPRRRVKMSRGSSKQRKAHSRSRRYKGIFLHSRVQLRASRLRKPRWVLRKDCPPPPLKGPDPRGTRGQASSEVAVPWLLSSM; from the exons ATGGAGGTGCCAGAACTCACCCGCCCTGCCTCGCCTGCCAGGGACCAGCCAGCTCCTGCTTCCGCCACCCCAGGGGCCCCGGGTGGGCAGGCCTCACCCCGCCTGCCACTGGGCCCCATCATCCTGCCgccagagcagggcctggctcCCACTGTGCTCCTGAAGGCCCTGCCCATCCCCCTGTACCACACAGTGCCTCCGGGGGGCTTCCAGCCACGGGCCCCCCTCGTGACAGGCAGCCTGGACGGGGCCAGCGTGCCCTTCATTCTCAGCCCCCTGCTGCAGCCTGAAGGACCTGGTCCCACCGCGGTGGGGAAGTCGGCGGCCCCAGCGCTCACTGTGAACATTGTAGGCACCCTGCCTGTCCTGTCGCCTGGCCTGGGACCCACGCTGGGCAGCCCGGGCAAGGTGCGGAATGCTGGCAAGTACCTGTGTCCACACTGTGGCCGGGACTGCCTGAAGCCCAGTGTTTTGGAGAAGCACATCCGGTCCCACACGGGTGAGAGGCCCTTCCCCTGTGCCACCTGCGGCATCGCCTTTAAGACTCAGAGCAACTTGTACAAGCACAGGCGCACCCAGACACACCTCAACAACTCCCGGCAGTCCTCGGAGTCCGATGGCGGCGGCAGCAGtctcctggaggaggggggcaAGGCTGGAGAGCCCCCCGGAGCCCAGGGGGCACCATCAGAGAGACCCCTTTCACCAGGCGCCCCAGCCTCTGGGCACTGCCCTGTGCCCTCCGAGCATCTGCCCCCGGTTGCCAAGAACCTGGACCCGAAGTTGGAAGCTGTTCCCTGCTCGGGGTCCACGTCTGATGTCAGAGAGGCGCCTTTAGACTcggccccccacctccagcccgcCAGCTCGCTGCCAAGGCGGAAGCTGCCGGAGCCGCGGACGCCGACGGCCGGCAGGCCGAGCTCCCAGCAGCCGCAGCCGGCAACGTCGGCGGCGGAGAAGCCCGGGGACGCCAAGGCCGCGGAGGGCCGGCTGCGGAAGTGCGAGAGCACCGACTCGGGCTACCTGTCCCGCTCGGACAGCGCGGAGCAGCCGCCGGCCGCCGGCAGCCCCCTGCACAGCCTGTCGGAGCACAGCGCCGAGTCCGAGGGTGAGGGCGGCCCGGGGCCCGGGCGCGCGGAGTCGGAGCGGGCGGCAGGCCTGGAGCTGGAGAAGAGGCGGCTGGAGGAGCGCATCACCAGGCTCATCTCGCACAACCAGGCCGTGGTGGACGACCCGCAGCTGGACCACGTGCGGCCCCGCAAGACCGTGCTGTCCAAGCAGGGCAGCATCGACCTGCCCATGCCCTACACCTACAAGGACTCCTTCCACTTCGACCTGCGGCCGCCGGAGCCCGGCCGGAGGCTGCCAGCCGCCCTGCGCGCCGCGCGCTCCACCTGCACGGCCCCGGGCAGGGCGCGGCCCGTCGTCTTCCACTCGGTGCCCACGCAGCTCTCCACCAGCGCCGAATGCGTGCCTGTCACCCGGAGCAACTCGCTGCCCTTCGTCGAGGGCACCGGGACGACGTGGCAGGAGCCACCGGACCCCCGGGACGCCTGGCCCCGGAGGCAGAAGCCTCTGAGCCCCAGGCCCGCCCCCGCCCGACTGGCCGATGTCCCCAGCGGTCACCCCCGGGCCCTGGTCAGACAGGTTGCGGTGGAGGACCTGCTGTGTCCCCCGACGGGAGACACCGCCGCCTCTGTGGAGGACCCGGATGGTAACAGACCCGCCGTGGGGGAGGAGGCGGCCAACAAAGGTCCGGCAGCCGGGAAGAGACGTGGCCAGAAGCAGCTAAGGATGTTCTCCCAAGACAAGTGGCAGGTGTACGGGAACGAGACGTTCAAGAGAATCTACCAGAGGATGAAAGCCAGCCACCACGCAGGCAAGAAGGCCGCGGAGGTGACAGGGGGCGGTGCGACCCAACCGGCCTGTCCGCTTCAGGAAGAGGCAGCAGAGCGCCAGGGTGCGGCCCCTtcccaggaggagaggggaaCCCCTGTCGGTGGGGACAGTTCCATGGGAGCCAAGCCAGTGCCCAGGGCAAGTCCTCCAGCCCTGGAGGGCTTCTTGGCGACAGAGCCcatcagacagagagagacagtggGGAGAGCAGGAGGCAGTGACCAGCCCTGCCTGACCAGGGCCgcctcaccccccaccctccgGTGCAGAGAAGCCCTCTCCCTGGGCAGCAAGagccccctgcctcctcccagtgggaggctggagctggggtgTCAGCTACTCCCAGCACCTGCTTCCCCCAAGGGAGGTGAcccagaggctcccaggccaggtgtgCCCACCCCGAAGCTGGAAGGCAGCACCTGTGGTGGTGGGGGTTCAGAGGCCTGTCCACAGGCCCATGTGGTTCTGAGACGGCCAGGTGGTGGCTCTCAGGAGCCCCAGGCTACAGAGGACAGGATCCCCTCAGAGAGGAAGAAGCTGAAAGTGGAGGAGTTAAGCTTCCCGGAGTCCCCGGGAGCTAGAGGAGAGACCCTCGGGGGTCCCAGGCAGGCCGCCTCCCCGCCACCTCAGAAGCAGGATGGTGACCCTGCAGAAAAGCCAGAGGGGCTGCCTGGAAGTGGTGACTGCATGGTGAAGCGCAGGGCTGGGCAGCTGGCTGAGCCCAGAGAGGCCTCTGGGGCCTtgtctgctgctgcttctggggCCCCAAGGCCGGCAGGAGTTTGGGACAAGGAGCCTCTGCTTCGTTCAGCAGCCGCCTCCCAGCCTCTGGCTCCCTGCATCCTCGCTGGCCCAGTGGACCCCACCTTTCCTCCCCAGTACCTTCTCAGGTTACCCCAGGGAGAGAGCCAgctcccaccccccgccccccagaagcCAGCCCAAGGCCAGGACCCTCTCTGCAAGGCAGGATGGCCCGAGGGATCAGCATCCTTTGtcgaggcagggctgggggccctcctgacccctggcccaagctCAGGCCAGGCCCCAGGTGGAGCCGACAGCTGTGGGGGGGGCCCCGTTCGGTCCAGGCCCTGGGACAGGAGAAAGGGGGTGCAGGGAGAAGACAAAGGAGCCTTGGACACTGGCACCCCGGAAGCCGGGGTACCCAGGGGGACAGTGTCTTTCCTGCCCACCCCGGCGTGTGACTTCTGGAGGAGCGAGGCCCGTGACACACAACAGCTGTGCAGAAGCAGCGCCTTGGTGAGGGCCAGGTCCTCGGGGTGTGTCCTGAACCCCTGGGAAcctaggagggagctggggggccCTTCTGAGTGTACCCCAGAAGGCCTTCCTTCAGGGCCGCCAGCAGGGCTCGGTCCCTGCTGCTCCCACCAGCCCAGAGCCTTCCTCTCAGCCCTCATGCCCCTGGGCTGGCCTGAGCTGGCCTCGGGTACCCACTCAGAGACACCTGGGAGTGGCGGGGCACAGGGACCTTTCCCCTCACTCAGGGCCGAGCCCCGGCTCACATGGTGTTGCTTGAGCCGCAGCCTCCCTCTGCCAGTGGAGCAGAAGGAGAAGGACGCCTCCGTGTACCTGGCCCTGCACTTCCCCAGCAGCAGCATCTCAGATGGGGGTCCGGACGCCTGGCCCACGAGCAAAGCAGTGCCTGGAGGGTGGACCAGGACAAGCCCTGGAGAAGGAGGCCAGACACAGACACTGAAG CtcccccacccagcagccccGGGGCCGCTGCCCCAGGACCGGGCGTCGGAGCCGGAAGGGAGGAAGGGCCGGCCTCGTAGGAGGGTGAAGATGTCTCGCGGGAGCAGCAAGCAGAGGAAAGCGCACAGCCGCTCCAGAAG